In uncultured Bacteroides sp., the sequence TAAGGTTGGACTGAAACAAAAAGGAGGTTCCACACTGGGTGGACGAAAAGTGTGGTTCGACCGTGACGTGTTGCGTCTGAATTATGACGGACGAGGAGAATTTTTGGGAGAATTCCAGAGTGATGAAACGATTCTTATCGTACTCAATAACGGAGATTTCTACACTTCTAATTTTGACCTCAGTAATCACTATGAGGACAATGTCAGCATCGTAGAGAAGTTCGATCCAAACAAAGTATGGTCTGCTGCTCTGTATGATGCCGACCAGCAGAACCTCCCCTATCTGAAACGTTTCTGCTTTGACAGTTCATCCCGCAAACAGAATTATCTGGGCGAAAGCAAGGATAGCAAACTAATTCTTCTGAGTGATGAATATTATCCTCGTTTAGAAGTCGTATTTGGGGGCAATGATAGTTTCCGTGACCCGTTAATTATAGATGTGGAAGAGTTTATCTCTGTCAAAAGTTTCAAGGCCAAAGGTAAACGTATCACAACCTTCACTATTGATACCATAAACGAACTGGAACCAATTCGTTTTCCGGAAGCGGCCATTGAAGAGTCCGAAGATGAAGATACGGAATCTGAAAATATGGATCCGGACAAAGACAAAAGTGAAGGCGACATCATTGATGAGATAACGGGACAGATGAAATTATTCTGATAAACTTTGTAGATTTCTGCAAGTCCTGCTATGTCTGTTAAATACAAAATAAAAATGAGAAAAACTGCTGCATTACTTGCAATCCTGATTGGAATGAGCGGAACTATTTCCGCTCAAAGCGACTCATTACAGGCAAACCGATATATTACTCGTGCCACAACATTAGGAGTGGGATATACGAATATTCTCGATACATACCTTTCCCCACAGGAATACAAAGGTATAGAGGGCCGGGTTGCCAGAGAAACGATGCGAATGACAAAGCTCTTTAACGGAAATGTTTCGTTGCAGAATTTCTTTCAGGCAAATCTATCCTATACACATAATAGTCCAGACAACAATAATACCTTTGCCGGACTTGTAAACTGGAACTATGGGCTGCACTATCAATTTCATATCAATGATCATTTAAAACTACTTGCCGGAGGATTGGGCGATTTTAACGGTGGTTTTGTTTATAATCTCCAGAACTCCAATAACCCGGCGTCAGCCAAAGCTTAT encodes:
- a CDS encoding DUF3316 domain-containing protein: MRKTAALLAILIGMSGTISAQSDSLQANRYITRATTLGVGYTNILDTYLSPQEYKGIEGRVARETMRMTKLFNGNVSLQNFFQANLSYTHNSPDNNNTFAGLVNWNYGLHYQFHINDHLKLLAGGLGDFNGGFVYNLQNSNNPASAKAYANIAASGMIIYRFKIRNYQLVARYQANLPVAGVLFSPNYGQSYYEIFTLGNSDGVVKFTTLKNQPSVRQLFSLDFPVGCSKLRLNYLWDIQQSKVNQLKTHTYSHIFMVGFVRDLYLVKNKKGNPLPANVRAY